The genomic region ACTGCATAAAGTCAAAGCCTGTTCTGAAGACTAGTTTCCCCCGTTTCGCGGCAAAAGAAGTAGCGATTTTATCGTCGTCCCGCAAGGAGCACATCCGGTTTTTTTCAAAGGATGAGCGCATACTCCGGTCATGATAACCAAAGGTAACAAAAAAATTACAATATGAATGAAAAAATGATGGTAAAATGAGGGTAGGGCTGGAAGCTCCAAGGGGGAACTAGTATAATATGAGTAGGTCTCCGCAATCTGGATAACGGTTGTAAGATCAATTGTTTGTTAATGCGAAAGGGGGCGAATAAATCCAGGTTCCTTAGAATATATAAAAAGGGTAGTTTTGGCTTCTGGGATCGAAAGGGAGTGTATTTCCTTATGAAAGCCGTGATCATGGCCGGAGGACTGGGAACACGTTTGCGCCCATTAACGGACAACATGCCGAAACCGATGGTTCCCATTCATGGACGCCCCGCGATGGAGTATGCTGTGATGCTCTTGAAGCGCCACGGTATTACTGACATCGCCGTCACTCTTTGTTACCATCCTAAGATGATTATGAATTATTTTGGAGATGGTTCCCGTTTTGGGGTTCACTTCGAGTATTTTATCGAAAAGGAACCGCTCGGGACGGCAGGTTCGGTGAAGCAGGCGCAGGAGTTTCTGGATGAGACGTTTTTGGCGATTAGTGGTGATGGCATAACGGATATACACCTCGGGAAAATCATCAATTTTCACCAGAAGAAGCAGGCGAAGGTGACGATGGCATTGACCTGGGTGGAAGACCCCACACAGTTTGGCATCGTGATCACCGATGAGGATGGACGCATACGTCGGTTCATCGAGAAACCGAAACCGGAGCAGGTTTTTACAAACACGATTAATGCGGGAATTTACGTGATTGAACCAGACGTATTTACATATATTCCCGACGGTTTTTATGATTTCTCGAAACAACTCTTCCCCAGTTTGATGTCCGAGAACTTGCCCTTCTACGGCGTACAGGCGAAAGGGTACTGGAAGGACATCGGCACCATCGAACAGTACAATCAGGTGCACACAGACATTAAAAATGGCAAGTTAAGCCACGATTATAAGGAAGCGATGTAATCAGGCGTTGCCGTGTGCAGGATAGGCGACCGTAATCGTGTTGCATTGCAGAGTCGAGCAAAGGAACCGAAAAAATATTCAGGAAGGCGCCCCGAGCCATTCGGGGCGCCTTTCCCTTTACTTATACCAGGGTATGATTTTCAGTTTAAAAAATATTGGAATAACGTATTTGATTCTTGGACATAACTAGGGGTGTAGGGGATTACCCCCTTTAGTTCCCCTATGTTTCTCCTCTGGAAGCCCCTTCCCCAGGGGGCTTCCCCCCCCCGAATGGACAGCCCGAAACGGATCGGGCTTTTTCTTTTACCTGTTTAACCGTTGCTTTACTCCGGGTTTACCTTGCGTTAATGAGCGACTGCTAGCATGAGAAAGGGCTCCAAGTGCTGAAGGGGGAAGGTGTGCGGCTTGCGGTTTTTGATAGGCGATCCTCCGATCCAGACAGCGGCGCGTTGGTTGCTTGTTTCCGCTTCACCCATCCAAGACAGGGTGGGCGGTCTCGTGGCGGTTACCCATGATTTTTGTATCACCCAAGCGAAAGAAATCTTAAGGAACGACGGCTATGAGGCGGAGGCTCGACAAGTAGCGTATCATCAGTCCCAAATGAATGAGGGTGTCGCCTTTGTGGACCAGAGTTGGCGCAATGTGGCCCACTACTATAATCCCGTCTCAAAAAGGGGTTTGTTCGGCGGTCCCAGCGCCGTCACGGAGATCGACCGGTACTTCCGGCGAGCCGTCAGGTTGTATAAAGAGAAGAAAGAAGCCAGAGCGATGTTTTTTCTCGGCGCTGCCTGTCACTTCGTGCAGGATCTTTGTGTGCCCCATCATGCGATTGGCGCTATTTTTTCCGGTCACCGCGAGTTTGAATCCTTTGCCGAGGAAAACCGCTACGACTATGCCGTCGCCTTTGGCGGCGATTATGATCGTCATAAAAAACCGGCTGAATGGGTCCATGAAAACGCGCGTGTCGCCTATGATCACTTTTTAGCGGTGTCTGGACGTAATACGGCATCTATCCATCGGGCAATGATGGTCCTTTTGCCCCTAGCCCAGCGGACAACGGCCGGCTTTGTAAAATTTTTCTTCGACACTGTCTCAAGGGAAGACGAGAAAGGCGGGCGCTTTTCCTCCTGCATAGGCTGATTTTTAGCTCCCAATAATAGACGAAAAAACACCGGGGAAGCAGAAGCGTCTGCACCCCGGTGTTTCTGTTTGCGCTACAATATGTTGGATTTGGAAATGCTTTGAGATAAACAAAAGGTTGTTAAACGAACTGGTGGGCCACCCGTCTGCCGACGGAAAGGGCAACGACGGAAGCGGCGGCCAGTTTGACCAGATCTCCAGGCAGGAAGGGGTACAGTCCCATGGTGAGCGCCTTGCCGAGAGGGACAGAGAGGGCGTTCGCCAAGCCGAGGACGCCGGTGGTGTAGATGATGGTCAGTCCCACGGCGCCGATAAGGATGTTACGGACCAGGCTGGCTTTTGGCCATTGCCGGTTGAGGAGGCCGCAGGCGATAGTGGAGAGCAGAAAGCCGAGCAGGTAACCGCCCTTGGGGCCCAGCAGGACGCCGATACCGCCGCCGAACTGGGCGAAAACGGGGATGCCGACGGCGCCGATGAAGAGGTAGACGAGGATGCCGGTAAGGGCGATGCGCAAAGGCAGGATCAGGGGGAAGAGCAGGACGGCGAAAACCTGCAATGTGATCGGAACGGGGCTGAATGGCAGGGGAAAAGAAAGTTGAGCCGAAATAAAGATTACGGCTGCGATGAGAGCCGACAGGGTCATGTCACGGGTGTTCACGTCACCCACTCCTTTCTGCGTATGCTTGAACGCGACTCCGATCCTGATTGTAATCGCCCCCCGGATGATTGTCAACGGATATATATATTGGGGTTGACAAATATCCAGCGTTGCATCCCGAAGTACGATAAGGCGGGTTTTTGTTGGAACAATTGACGGGAGAACTCATGCGCATCCTCTTTCAGCAGGAAGCGTACACAGTGGCTGTATTCAAGGTGGATTCCAAGCGGACGACGGCAGTGGGGCCGCTGCTCTCGGCCGAGACAGGATTGGTCTATGCGCTGGAAGGCGAATGGGTGGAGCATCCCCGTTTCGGCCGGCAGTTTCGCTTCGCCAGTTGCCGCATGTTGCCGCCTACGACCTCCAAAGCGATGGAGAAGTTTTTATCGAGCGGGCTGATCAAGGGGATTGGTCGCAAAACGGCAAAGAAGCTCGTTCGCGCCTTCGGCGCCGACGTGCTGACGGTGCTACGGGAGGAGCCGCAGCGGCTGCTCGATATGGAGGGGCTCTCTTCTGACAAGGCGACGACCATTTTGGAGTCCTACCAGGAGTTCGCCTTTGGGGAGAACCTGATGGCGTCATTGAATAGTTATGGCATCGACGGCGATCTGGTGTATCGTATCTTTCGGCGCTACGGCTGGGACAGCCTGGAGGTGATCGAGGCGAATCCCTACCGGCTGGCTTTGGATCTGCGCGTCTCCTTTGACCAGTGTGACCGCATCGCCCACCGGTTGGGGTTCCGTGGAGATGAACCGAAACGGTTGCAGGCCGCCCTCGTCTACTGTCTCTATCTTGCCCGCGATGAGGGCCATGTCTATCTGCCGGCGT from Heliomicrobium undosum harbors:
- a CDS encoding nucleotidyltransferase family protein; the protein is MKAVIMAGGLGTRLRPLTDNMPKPMVPIHGRPAMEYAVMLLKRHGITDIAVTLCYHPKMIMNYFGDGSRFGVHFEYFIEKEPLGTAGSVKQAQEFLDETFLAISGDGITDIHLGKIINFHQKKQAKVTMALTWVEDPTQFGIVITDEDGRIRRFIEKPKPEQVFTNTINAGIYVIEPDVFTYIPDGFYDFSKQLFPSLMSENLPFYGVQAKGYWKDIGTIEQYNQVHTDIKNGKLSHDYKEAM
- a CDS encoding zinc dependent phospholipase C family protein, translated to MRFLIGDPPIQTAARWLLVSASPIQDRVGGLVAVTHDFCITQAKEILRNDGYEAEARQVAYHQSQMNEGVAFVDQSWRNVAHYYNPVSKRGLFGGPSAVTEIDRYFRRAVRLYKEKKEARAMFFLGAACHFVQDLCVPHHAIGAIFSGHREFESFAEENRYDYAVAFGGDYDRHKKPAEWVHENARVAYDHFLAVSGRNTASIHRAMMVLLPLAQRTTAGFVKFFFDTVSREDEKGGRFSSCIG
- a CDS encoding biotin transporter BioY, which translates into the protein MNTRDMTLSALIAAVIFISAQLSFPLPFSPVPITLQVFAVLLFPLILPLRIALTGILVYLFIGAVGIPVFAQFGGGIGVLLGPKGGYLLGFLLSTIACGLLNRQWPKASLVRNILIGAVGLTIIYTTGVLGLANALSVPLGKALTMGLYPFLPGDLVKLAAASVVALSVGRRVAHQFV